One Clavelina lepadiformis chromosome 1, kaClaLepa1.1, whole genome shotgun sequence genomic region harbors:
- the LOC143462296 gene encoding uncharacterized protein LOC143462296 isoform X1 has product MIVVFSCAVRVPTTIKLARLLHFLLEISMPSIAETPWGIWGCPSPTPAWVEGTPPQLYGNTGGVLKPGFSETLKWYHKRTKNPKDREYCAKLLYQLEGDNSKPQSKSSKPRRVQSAAPRSNGVSFDLTKREKNPPRPPKDSQQIATAKKSVPQADERKLAYQSQLNSVNRLSRPKTAKAAVRPPTTEKSVCRNTTRPKSAMANIGRRNVNDPYQTTHELDFAGYPAGLYAEAIRPMSSKGFTAPYKVSDPVGATTCEDNFAWKTAPKVQPIRSGTSSGNRNNNPHPQDAFMVWRLPRKTAEGMTAAPAKHLGYRELKDSVLEQILKDQMKTTYQDDFLGIPQGFQIKDSIDAPVDWKLSIPRPAVTTVRRTYPLPEQQPELKGNTSRYGCNKNKGIAALGAVPTVTKDHVKNQELVKGKTSYESEFRNGYSRPNLDKLLKEQTNKKVVDSFLRYAKIQEQVGKEMAV; this is encoded by the exons ATGATCGTAGTCTTCTCTTGTGCTGTACGTGTACCAACTACAATCAAACTAGCTAGGCTACTACACTTCTTGTTGGAG ATTAGCATGCCCAGCATTGCAGAAACCCCTTGGGGTATTTGGGGATGTCCCAGTCCCACACCTGCTTGGGTCGAGGGCACTCCACCACAG TTATATGGAAATACTGGAGGAGTTTTGAAGCCAGGATTCTCAGAGACACTCAAGTGGTATcacaaaagaacaaaaaatcCGAAAGACAGAGAATATTGTGCAAAACTTTTATACCAACTCGAAGGAGATAATAGCAAGCCACAGTCAAAATCGTCTAAACCACGACGGGTTCAATCAGCAGCGCCTCGGTCAAATGGTGTAAGTTTTGACCTAACAAAACGTGAAAAAAATCCTCCACGCCCTCCAAAAGACTCtcaacaaattgctactgctAAAAAATCTGTGCCCCAAGCTGACGAACGCAAGTTAGCCTACCAGAGCCAACTCAACTCCGTCAATCGGCTGTCGAGACCCAAAACAGCGAAAGCAGCTGTCAGGCCTCCCACAACGGAAAAGTCTGTTTGCAGAAATACCACCAGGCCAAAATCAGCTATGGCTAACATAG gACGACGTAATGTGAATGATCCTTACCAAACGACTCATGAGTTAGACTTTGCCGGCTACCCCGCTGGTCTGTACGCCGAAGCAATCCGACCTATGTCGTCAAAAGGGTTTACTGCGCCGTATAAGGTGTCGGATCCAGTCGGGGCGACCACGTGTGAAGATAACTTTGCATGGAAAACCGCTCCAAAGGTCCAACCAATCCGATCAGGCACGTCTTCTGGCAACAGAAACAACAATCCTCACCCACAAGAT gCCTTTATGGTATGGCGACTTCCAAGGAAAACAGCAGAAGGAATGACGGCTGCTCCGGCTAAACATCTTGGATACCGCGAACTCAAGGACTCCGTTTTGGAACAGATTTTGAAAGACCAGATGAAAACAACGTATCAAGACGATTTTCTTGGAATACCGCAAG GGTTCCAGATTAAAGATTCGATAGATGCGCCCGTAGATTGGAAGCTTTCAATACCACGTCCCGCGGTCACAACTGTGCGACGTACATATCCTCTGCCCGAACAGCAGCCTGAATTAAAAGGAAACACTTCAAGATATGGATGCAATAAGAATAAGGGAATAGCAGCGCTAGGAGCAG TGCCCACTGTCACAAAGGATCATGTCAAGAATCAAGAACTGGTAAAGGGGAAAACTTCGTACGAAAGTGAGTTTAGAAACGGATACAGTCGGCCAAACTTGGACAAGTTGCTCAAAGAGCAAACAAATAAGAAAGTGGTGGATAGCTTTCTACGTTACGCTAAGATTCAAG AGCAAGTTGGAAAAGAGATGGCAGTCTAA
- the LOC143462296 gene encoding uncharacterized protein LOC143462296 isoform X2 — protein MIVVFSCAISMPSIAETPWGIWGCPSPTPAWVEGTPPQLYGNTGGVLKPGFSETLKWYHKRTKNPKDREYCAKLLYQLEGDNSKPQSKSSKPRRVQSAAPRSNGVSFDLTKREKNPPRPPKDSQQIATAKKSVPQADERKLAYQSQLNSVNRLSRPKTAKAAVRPPTTEKSVCRNTTRPKSAMANIGRRNVNDPYQTTHELDFAGYPAGLYAEAIRPMSSKGFTAPYKVSDPVGATTCEDNFAWKTAPKVQPIRSGTSSGNRNNNPHPQDAFMVWRLPRKTAEGMTAAPAKHLGYRELKDSVLEQILKDQMKTTYQDDFLGIPQGFQIKDSIDAPVDWKLSIPRPAVTTVRRTYPLPEQQPELKGNTSRYGCNKNKGIAALGAVPTVTKDHVKNQELVKGKTSYESEFRNGYSRPNLDKLLKEQTNKKVVDSFLRYAKIQEQVGKEMAV, from the exons ATGATCGTAGTCTTCTCTTGTGCT ATTAGCATGCCCAGCATTGCAGAAACCCCTTGGGGTATTTGGGGATGTCCCAGTCCCACACCTGCTTGGGTCGAGGGCACTCCACCACAG TTATATGGAAATACTGGAGGAGTTTTGAAGCCAGGATTCTCAGAGACACTCAAGTGGTATcacaaaagaacaaaaaatcCGAAAGACAGAGAATATTGTGCAAAACTTTTATACCAACTCGAAGGAGATAATAGCAAGCCACAGTCAAAATCGTCTAAACCACGACGGGTTCAATCAGCAGCGCCTCGGTCAAATGGTGTAAGTTTTGACCTAACAAAACGTGAAAAAAATCCTCCACGCCCTCCAAAAGACTCtcaacaaattgctactgctAAAAAATCTGTGCCCCAAGCTGACGAACGCAAGTTAGCCTACCAGAGCCAACTCAACTCCGTCAATCGGCTGTCGAGACCCAAAACAGCGAAAGCAGCTGTCAGGCCTCCCACAACGGAAAAGTCTGTTTGCAGAAATACCACCAGGCCAAAATCAGCTATGGCTAACATAG gACGACGTAATGTGAATGATCCTTACCAAACGACTCATGAGTTAGACTTTGCCGGCTACCCCGCTGGTCTGTACGCCGAAGCAATCCGACCTATGTCGTCAAAAGGGTTTACTGCGCCGTATAAGGTGTCGGATCCAGTCGGGGCGACCACGTGTGAAGATAACTTTGCATGGAAAACCGCTCCAAAGGTCCAACCAATCCGATCAGGCACGTCTTCTGGCAACAGAAACAACAATCCTCACCCACAAGAT gCCTTTATGGTATGGCGACTTCCAAGGAAAACAGCAGAAGGAATGACGGCTGCTCCGGCTAAACATCTTGGATACCGCGAACTCAAGGACTCCGTTTTGGAACAGATTTTGAAAGACCAGATGAAAACAACGTATCAAGACGATTTTCTTGGAATACCGCAAG GGTTCCAGATTAAAGATTCGATAGATGCGCCCGTAGATTGGAAGCTTTCAATACCACGTCCCGCGGTCACAACTGTGCGACGTACATATCCTCTGCCCGAACAGCAGCCTGAATTAAAAGGAAACACTTCAAGATATGGATGCAATAAGAATAAGGGAATAGCAGCGCTAGGAGCAG TGCCCACTGTCACAAAGGATCATGTCAAGAATCAAGAACTGGTAAAGGGGAAAACTTCGTACGAAAGTGAGTTTAGAAACGGATACAGTCGGCCAAACTTGGACAAGTTGCTCAAAGAGCAAACAAATAAGAAAGTGGTGGATAGCTTTCTACGTTACGCTAAGATTCAAG AGCAAGTTGGAAAAGAGATGGCAGTCTAA